Proteins from a single region of Chryseobacterium sp. W4I1:
- the pepE gene encoding dipeptidase PepE, with protein sequence MNIILASTSTLYGGEYLEYLREELIQLYKGVNEIIFVPFARPGGISHADYTAKARSFFDTINIKVKGLHEFENKTEALNNAQGYFTGGGNTFLLVKTLHEEGLMSVLKNNVESGKAYLGCSAGSNIGGQNMKTTNDMPIVYPPSFDCMGLVPFNLNPHYLDPNADLKHNGETRETRILEFLTQNDLKVVGLREGNWIRRKGNIITVEGSELTRIFEKDREPYEIESGSQL encoded by the coding sequence ATGAATATCATATTAGCGTCCACTTCCACACTTTACGGTGGAGAATATCTGGAATATTTAAGAGAAGAATTAATACAATTATATAAAGGAGTCAATGAAATTATTTTTGTTCCTTTTGCAAGACCCGGCGGTATTTCCCATGCCGATTATACGGCGAAAGCCCGTTCTTTCTTTGATACCATTAATATTAAAGTGAAAGGTCTTCACGAATTTGAAAATAAGACTGAAGCTCTGAACAACGCTCAGGGATATTTTACAGGTGGCGGAAATACGTTTTTACTGGTTAAAACCTTACATGAAGAAGGTCTGATGTCTGTTTTAAAAAATAATGTAGAATCTGGAAAAGCATATCTCGGATGCAGTGCCGGAAGTAATATCGGAGGTCAGAATATGAAAACCACGAACGATATGCCGATTGTTTATCCTCCGAGCTTTGACTGTATGGGACTTGTTCCGTTCAATCTTAATCCGCACTATTTAGATCCTAATGCGGATTTGAAACACAACGGAGAAACCAGAGAAACCAGAATCCTGGAATTTTTAACGCAAAATGACCTGAAAGTGGTAGGTCTTCGTGAAGGAAACTGGATCAGAAGAAAGGGCAATATAATTACTGTAGAAGGTAGCGAGCTTACGAGAATCTTTGAAAAAGATCGTGAGCCTTATGAGATAGAGTCCGGAAGCCAGCTTTAA
- a CDS encoding HAMP domain-containing sensor histidine kinase — translation MRKSILSRLNNWIIFVVMTALVVAIVIASTSLINFLRKEEIKRINLLSKAIRIQQEVKSPDTDVLDLLPEILNINNTIPFIVTDKDKKPIIDLGYYRNIPESTLKDPQKLNRLMMDMEKNYAPIEIKVPDGNNQFVYYDNSRLLNNLRYSPYILGLFILLYFGFSFWFFRTIKKTDEGYLWAGLAKETAHQIGTPLSSMIGWMEIMKMDNPDSEGVHEIERDIERLRTISERFSKIGSVPELNDLNFNETISENYDYLKTRISKKIDFSLHLPTYVILVPHNKILMSWVIENLVKNAVDAMKGEGTLQMYIFERNKNILVEVKDSGSGMTKQQARNAFKPGYSTKKRGWGLGLSLARRVVHEYHNGDIKISQTEIGKGTTFRITIKKT, via the coding sequence TTGAGGAAATCCATACTTTCCAGACTGAATAACTGGATCATTTTTGTCGTTATGACAGCTTTGGTGGTTGCTATTGTGATCGCTTCTACATCGCTGATCAATTTTCTGAGGAAAGAGGAGATCAAAAGAATCAATCTCCTTTCAAAAGCGATCAGGATCCAGCAGGAAGTAAAGTCTCCCGATACTGATGTTCTGGACCTGCTTCCGGAGATCCTCAACATTAATAATACCATACCATTCATTGTAACAGATAAGGATAAAAAACCGATCATTGATCTGGGCTATTACCGGAATATTCCGGAAAGTACTCTGAAAGATCCCCAGAAACTTAACCGCCTTATGATGGATATGGAAAAGAACTATGCTCCTATTGAAATTAAGGTTCCCGACGGCAACAATCAGTTTGTCTATTATGACAACTCAAGGCTGCTCAATAATCTTCGTTATTCACCTTACATCCTCGGTCTGTTTATTCTTTTGTATTTTGGATTTTCTTTCTGGTTTTTCAGAACGATCAAGAAAACAGACGAAGGCTATCTTTGGGCGGGGTTGGCCAAAGAAACGGCCCACCAGATCGGAACACCTCTTTCATCAATGATTGGATGGATGGAAATTATGAAAATGGATAATCCGGATTCCGAAGGCGTACACGAAATCGAAAGAGATATTGAAAGGCTGAGAACGATCTCGGAGCGTTTTTCAAAAATAGGCTCTGTTCCTGAACTTAATGACCTGAATTTTAATGAAACAATTTCAGAGAATTATGACTATCTGAAAACAAGGATCTCTAAAAAAATAGATTTCAGTCTGCATCTTCCAACCTACGTTATTCTCGTTCCGCATAATAAGATCCTGATGAGCTGGGTAATTGAAAACCTGGTGAAAAATGCAGTGGATGCCATGAAAGGGGAAGGAACATTACAAATGTATATTTTTGAAAGAAATAAAAATATTCTGGTCGAAGTAAAAGATTCCGGAAGCGGAATGACAAAGCAGCAGGCAAGAAATGCTTTTAAACCAGGATATTCAACTAAGAAAAGAGGATGGGGGCTTGGGCTTTCATTAGCCAGAAGGGTAGTTCATGAGTATCACAACGGAGATATTAAAATTTCGCAGACAGAAATTGGAAAAGGAACAACCTTCAGAATTACCATCAAAAAGACTTAA
- a CDS encoding tetratricopeptide repeat protein: MKMTKINIKNLFLGFILVGTAGFANAQTTQTDSTTATATTAQAGTNPVIDGLKKQIEANPKDTDALAKLATAYQEASDWTNAVDTWKKISVLLPDWAPSYYSQAYAYQSAKDDANAKVAYEKYIATVKPTEVEQNKKNLAYAYFYLAFAEQQTDPAKAKEHIAKSIQYDPTNQDAIKLSKALNS; encoded by the coding sequence ATGAAAATGACTAAAATTAACATCAAAAACCTTTTCTTAGGATTTATACTTGTAGGAACTGCAGGTTTTGCCAATGCACAAACCACTCAAACTGACAGCACAACCGCTACAGCCACTACAGCTCAGGCAGGAACTAATCCAGTGATTGATGGTCTAAAGAAACAGATTGAAGCCAATCCAAAAGATACGGATGCATTAGCTAAATTGGCAACAGCATACCAGGAGGCTTCAGATTGGACAAATGCGGTAGATACATGGAAAAAGATATCTGTTTTATTACCGGACTGGGCTCCTTCATACTACAGCCAGGCTTATGCTTATCAATCTGCTAAAGATGATGCCAATGCAAAAGTTGCTTATGAAAAATATATCGCGACTGTAAAACCTACAGAAGTGGAACAAAATAAGAAAAATCTGGCGTATGCCTATTTCTATCTTGCATTTGCAGAACAGCAAACTGACCCTGCTAAAGCAAAGGAGCATATTGCTAAATCTATCCAATATGATCCTACGAACCAAGATGCCATTAAGCTTAGTAAAGCTTTAAACTCATAA
- a CDS encoding YdeI/OmpD-associated family protein, whose amino-acid sequence MEKKITTTLEIIGINPFVFVPEEILAEIFKQAGKDKSPIPVKGTVNGKEFKQNLMKYLGEWRLYINMIMLKDSPKRIGEMIEISVEFDDSDRTISIHPKLDQAIRENPVTLKNFESLIPSRKLELIRYINNLKTEESIQRNIDKIISHLLGETDFFGKRIN is encoded by the coding sequence ATGGAAAAAAAAATTACCACCACACTGGAAATTATAGGGATCAATCCCTTTGTTTTTGTTCCTGAAGAAATCCTAGCTGAAATCTTCAAGCAAGCAGGGAAGGATAAAAGCCCGATCCCCGTGAAAGGAACTGTGAACGGTAAAGAATTTAAGCAAAACCTAATGAAATATCTGGGAGAATGGAGGTTGTATATCAATATGATTATGCTGAAAGATTCTCCTAAAAGGATTGGCGAAATGATCGAAATTTCTGTTGAGTTCGATGATTCAGACAGGACGATTTCCATTCATCCAAAACTGGATCAGGCGATCAGAGAAAATCCGGTAACGTTAAAGAATTTTGAAAGTCTCATCCCTTCAAGAAAATTAGAACTGATCCGTTATATCAACAATTTAAAAACGGAGGAAAGTATTCAACGGAATATTGATAAGATTATCTCGCATTTACTGGGCGAAACAGATTTTTTTGGTAAAAGAATTAATTGA
- a CDS encoding sugar O-acetyltransferase: MTEKEKCAAGLLYDANYDKELIKERMACKDLCLEYNQLKNSDTQNRNKLIKEILGSTKENICIEPSFWCDYGYNIETGENFYANHNLVILDCAKVKFGDHVFIGPNCSFYTAGHPLDAKQRNEGLEYAHPITVGDNVWFGGNVVVLPGVSIGNNAVIGAGSVVTKDIPDHAVAVGNPCRVIKNIEENL, from the coding sequence ATGACAGAAAAGGAAAAATGTGCAGCCGGACTTTTATATGATGCGAATTACGATAAGGAACTGATCAAGGAACGTATGGCTTGTAAAGATCTTTGTCTGGAATACAACCAGCTGAAAAATTCAGATACCCAAAACAGAAATAAATTGATTAAAGAAATTCTGGGAAGCACTAAGGAAAATATCTGTATAGAACCGTCTTTTTGGTGTGATTACGGCTACAATATTGAGACAGGAGAAAACTTTTATGCCAATCATAATCTGGTTATTTTAGACTGCGCCAAAGTAAAATTCGGGGATCATGTATTCATTGGCCCAAACTGCAGTTTTTATACTGCTGGACATCCGCTGGATGCCAAACAGAGAAATGAAGGCCTGGAATACGCTCATCCCATCACTGTTGGAGATAATGTATGGTTCGGAGGAAATGTCGTAGTCCTGCCGGGAGTTTCCATTGGAAATAATGCAGTGATAGGAGCTGGAAGTGTAGTGACCAAAGATATTCCCGATCATGCTGTTGCTGTAGGGAACCCTTGCAGGGTCATTAAAAATATAGAAGAAAACTTATAA
- a CDS encoding M1 family metallopeptidase — protein sequence MKKLTYTLLFASGLVFGQFFEKDKVFTKQDTLKGSDTQFRNFWDVKKYDLSVEPDLKQKSIKGYNKISFEITKDVTNPVFQIDLQKPMKADKIEADFPIANQKQDGDFIFITAKKQFKKGEKYNLTITYSGNPVIAKNAPWDGGWVFTKDEKGNPWMSVADEGIGASIWLPTKDIWSDEPENGIVMKIIAPNDLVGVGNGRLTDKKTEGSKTTYTWEVKNPINAYSIIPNIGKYVNFKDTFNGEKGKLDLDYWVLDYNLEKAKKQFQQVKPMLSAFEYWFGPYPFYEDSYKLVDSPYLGMEHQSSVAYGNKYMNGYLGKDLSGTGVGLNWDFIIVHESGHEWFANNVTAKDQADMWIHESFTNYSEVLFTEKYMDKKSADIYAVGIRNVIQNDVPIIGKYGVRNEGSGDMYPKGASMLHTIRQVINNDEKFRQILRGINKDFYHQTVTTKQIEDYMSSKSGIDLSSIFDQYLRTVQIPSLEYSQNGNTLKFRYTDVVKNFKLPIIIDGDQTINPTENWQTVKLKKNTPVEFNKNYYINYNKTE from the coding sequence ATGAAAAAGCTGACTTACACACTTTTATTTGCTTCGGGGCTTGTCTTCGGACAGTTCTTTGAGAAAGATAAAGTTTTCACCAAGCAGGATACCCTGAAAGGTTCTGATACCCAATTCCGTAATTTTTGGGATGTCAAGAAATATGATCTTTCTGTAGAACCGGATTTGAAACAGAAAAGCATTAAAGGATACAACAAGATCAGTTTTGAGATCACTAAAGACGTGACAAATCCTGTTTTTCAGATCGATCTTCAAAAGCCGATGAAAGCGGATAAAATAGAAGCTGACTTCCCTATTGCTAACCAGAAGCAGGACGGTGACTTTATCTTTATCACTGCAAAAAAACAATTCAAAAAAGGAGAAAAATATAATCTTACCATAACCTACTCAGGAAATCCCGTTATTGCTAAAAATGCACCATGGGACGGAGGCTGGGTTTTCACCAAAGACGAAAAAGGAAATCCGTGGATGAGTGTGGCCGATGAAGGAATCGGGGCATCAATCTGGCTACCGACAAAGGACATCTGGAGCGATGAGCCTGAAAACGGTATCGTGATGAAGATCATTGCTCCAAACGATCTTGTAGGCGTAGGAAACGGAAGACTGACCGATAAAAAAACTGAAGGAAGCAAAACAACTTATACATGGGAAGTGAAAAATCCTATCAATGCCTACTCTATTATCCCTAATATCGGGAAATATGTCAACTTTAAAGATACATTTAACGGTGAAAAAGGTAAGCTAGACCTTGATTACTGGGTCCTTGATTATAATCTGGAAAAAGCAAAGAAGCAGTTTCAGCAGGTAAAACCGATGCTTTCTGCATTTGAATACTGGTTTGGACCGTATCCCTTTTACGAAGATTCATACAAACTGGTAGATTCTCCTTATTTGGGAATGGAACACCAGAGCAGTGTTGCCTACGGAAACAAGTATATGAACGGCTACCTGGGCAAAGACCTTTCAGGAACAGGTGTAGGTCTTAACTGGGATTTTATTATTGTTCACGAAAGCGGCCATGAATGGTTTGCCAATAATGTTACCGCAAAAGATCAGGCAGATATGTGGATCCATGAGAGCTTTACCAACTATTCTGAGGTTCTTTTCACAGAAAAGTATATGGATAAAAAGTCAGCTGATATTTACGCTGTCGGAATCCGTAATGTAATTCAGAATGATGTGCCCATCATAGGAAAATATGGCGTAAGAAATGAGGGCAGCGGTGATATGTATCCAAAAGGAGCCAGCATGCTTCACACGATCAGGCAGGTGATCAACAATGATGAAAAATTCAGACAGATCTTAAGAGGAATCAACAAGGATTTTTATCACCAAACCGTTACCACAAAACAGATTGAAGATTATATGTCCTCCAAATCAGGAATTGACCTTTCAAGCATTTTCGACCAATATTTAAGAACAGTACAAATTCCTAGTCTTGAATATTCTCAAAACGGAAATACTTTAAAATTCCGATATACTGATGTAGTGAAAAATTTTAAGCTTCCGATCATCATCGATGGTGATCAAACGATCAATCCTACAGAAAACTGGCAGACTGTAAAGCTTAAAAAGAATACCCCTGTAGAGTTTAATAAAAATTATTATATCAATTATAATAAAACTGAGTAA
- a CDS encoding DoxX-like family protein gives MKSLYSLFSYYIATVWVINGLFCKILNFVPRHEEIVSRILGSQYSGILTIMIGLSEIVMAVWIISGFKTRLNAFAQIIIVAVMNILEFILVPDLLLWGKFNSLFAFLFIVLIFINEFYLKPKQPNHHA, from the coding sequence ATGAAAAGCCTTTATTCCTTATTTAGTTATTATATTGCAACAGTCTGGGTTATTAATGGCCTTTTCTGTAAGATACTGAATTTTGTACCCCGTCATGAAGAGATTGTTTCCAGAATTTTAGGCAGTCAATATTCAGGAATTTTAACCATCATGATCGGACTGTCCGAAATTGTAATGGCTGTATGGATCATATCCGGATTCAAAACGAGACTGAATGCATTTGCACAAATTATCATCGTTGCGGTAATGAATATTCTTGAATTCATATTGGTTCCGGATCTACTGCTTTGGGGAAAATTCAATTCATTATTTGCGTTTTTATTTATCGTGCTTATTTTTATTAATGAGTTTTACCTGAAACCAAAACAACCGAATCACCATGCTTGA
- the fsa gene encoding fructose-6-phosphate aldolase, with protein sequence MKFFIDTANLEQIREARDLGILDGVTTNPSLMAKEGIRGNEAINNHYKAICELVDGDISAEVLSTTYEEMIKEGDELAAIHPNIVVKIPMIKDGIKALKYFSDKGIKTNCTLIFSAGQALLAAKAGATYVSPFLGRLDDISTDGLNLIQEIRLIFDNYMYDTEILAASIRHSMHIIDCAKIGADVITSPLPPILSLLKHPLTDSGLAQFIADSQKLA encoded by the coding sequence ATGAAATTTTTTATTGACACAGCCAATTTAGAGCAGATCAGAGAAGCAAGAGACCTTGGAATTTTAGATGGGGTTACCACCAATCCTTCGCTGATGGCAAAAGAAGGAATTCGCGGAAATGAAGCGATCAATAACCATTACAAAGCAATCTGCGAACTTGTAGACGGAGATATTTCGGCAGAAGTACTTTCTACTACTTATGAAGAAATGATCAAGGAAGGTGATGAATTGGCAGCGATTCACCCAAATATCGTCGTTAAGATCCCAATGATCAAAGACGGTATCAAAGCATTAAAATATTTTTCCGATAAAGGAATCAAAACCAACTGTACGCTTATTTTCTCTGCAGGGCAGGCACTTTTAGCCGCTAAGGCAGGAGCTACTTACGTTTCTCCTTTCTTAGGAAGATTAGATGATATCTCAACAGACGGATTAAATCTTATCCAGGAGATCAGATTAATTTTTGACAACTATATGTATGACACTGAGATTCTGGCAGCATCTATCCGTCATTCTATGCACATCATCGACTGTGCTAAGATTGGTGCAGATGTGATCACGTCTCCACTTCCTCCGATCTTGAGCTTATTGAAGCATCCTCTAACGGACAGCGGATTGGCTCAGTTTATTGCAGATTCTCAGAAACTGGCTTAA
- the blaIND gene encoding IND family subclass B1 metallo-beta-lactamase, producing the protein MRKSVKVLAVLFMFLINLFNAQVRDFVIEPPLSSNLYLYKTFGVFGGKEYSTNALYLITKKGVVLFDVPWQKSQYQSLMDTIKKRHNLPVIAVFATHSHADRAGDLSFYNNKGISTYATAKTNELLKKEGKATSSKIIKTGKKYKIGGEEFVVDFLGEGHTADNVVVWFPKYNVLDGGCLVKSSSATDLGYTGEANVKQWPVTMKNLQAKYPSNAKVIPGHDEWKGNDHVKHTLELLQK; encoded by the coding sequence ATGAGAAAAAGTGTTAAGGTACTTGCCGTGTTGTTTATGTTCTTAATTAATCTTTTTAATGCACAGGTAAGGGATTTCGTGATTGAACCGCCTCTTAGCTCAAATTTGTATCTGTATAAGACATTTGGCGTTTTCGGAGGCAAAGAATATTCAACCAATGCTCTTTATCTGATTACCAAGAAAGGCGTGGTATTATTTGATGTTCCATGGCAGAAGTCACAATATCAAAGTCTTATGGATACAATTAAAAAACGTCATAATCTTCCGGTAATTGCTGTGTTTGCAACCCATTCACATGCTGACAGAGCCGGTGACCTTAGCTTTTACAACAATAAAGGAATCAGTACGTATGCAACCGCTAAGACGAACGAATTATTGAAAAAAGAAGGAAAGGCCACCTCGAGTAAAATCATAAAAACCGGAAAGAAGTATAAAATAGGAGGAGAGGAGTTTGTTGTAGATTTTCTGGGTGAAGGTCATACGGCAGATAATGTCGTGGTATGGTTTCCAAAATACAATGTGTTGGATGGAGGATGTTTAGTGAAAAGCAGCTCAGCAACTGATCTTGGCTATACGGGAGAAGCGAATGTAAAACAGTGGCCCGTTACCATGAAAAATCTGCAGGCAAAATATCCCTCCAATGCCAAAGTAATTCCCGGTCACGACGAATGGAAAGGAAATGACCATGTGAAACATACGCTTGAACTATTACAGAAGTAA
- a CDS encoding PDZ domain-containing protein, translating to MRKTAISLGLFAAFLANAQSIKTTIDLVNVKDDKVAVTMEFPKMKSGDVKFHFPKTVPGTYSEDDYGRFVEGIKFYDNKGRELTYTKVNDNTYSLKNAKDLTKVTYLVNDSFDDEMDNSKHKAVFSPSGTDIEEGKVFMVNTHGFVGYIDNMQDVPYQLIVQKPAGFYGTTALVDQDKSDATDTFTLANYAKVTDSPLMYTKPDYITFNAGGMDLVLGVYSPTGKYKAADFKDNLEKMVLAQKKFLGDMNTNKKYAIMLYLSGGEGPQIKGFGALEHHESTSVVLPEMMPKDAIDKTITDVVSHEFFHTVNPLKTHSEEIHYFDYADPKMSQHLWMYEGGTEYFANLFQIQEGLINKDEFLQRINEKITNSKNYDDTMPFTVMSKNVLKEPYKDQYRNVYEKGTLLTMCLDIELRKLSNGEMGYRDMIRKLSQRFGENKPFKDDKLIDELVTITGYSQVKDFYTKYIAGNQPTPYLEYLNMVGVEAKKQETPPLFWFIKDPNQTGYNDKNNTFVFDESSALSPFAKSIGFKITDEIVSLDGKTINVQNMQEFINYAKSIKEGQNVTVTVLRKNGDKTDKIDLKGKAMLDKMTIETLHYKANPSPAEQKLQDQWLTGKK from the coding sequence ATGAGAAAAACAGCAATCAGTCTGGGTCTCTTTGCCGCTTTTTTGGCGAATGCCCAATCTATAAAGACAACAATCGACCTTGTCAATGTGAAAGACGATAAGGTAGCCGTAACAATGGAGTTTCCGAAAATGAAATCAGGAGACGTTAAGTTCCATTTTCCAAAAACGGTTCCCGGTACTTATTCTGAGGACGATTACGGAAGATTCGTGGAAGGAATCAAGTTTTATGACAACAAAGGTAGAGAACTGACTTATACAAAAGTTAATGACAATACGTATTCATTAAAAAACGCTAAAGATTTAACCAAAGTAACTTATCTGGTGAATGACAGTTTTGATGATGAGATGGATAATTCTAAGCATAAAGCTGTATTTTCCCCTTCAGGGACAGATATTGAAGAGGGCAAAGTATTTATGGTTAATACCCACGGTTTTGTAGGTTACATTGACAATATGCAGGATGTTCCGTATCAGCTGATCGTTCAGAAACCTGCTGGTTTTTACGGGACAACCGCTTTGGTAGACCAGGATAAATCTGATGCTACCGATACTTTTACACTGGCTAACTATGCTAAAGTGACGGATTCTCCGCTGATGTATACCAAACCGGATTATATCACTTTCAATGCAGGAGGAATGGATCTTGTGCTGGGTGTTTATTCTCCAACCGGAAAATACAAAGCGGCAGACTTTAAAGATAATCTTGAAAAAATGGTATTGGCTCAGAAGAAATTCCTGGGGGATATGAATACCAATAAAAAATATGCAATCATGCTTTACCTTTCAGGAGGAGAAGGGCCACAGATCAAAGGTTTCGGAGCATTGGAACATCATGAGTCAACCAGCGTGGTTCTTCCTGAAATGATGCCGAAAGATGCCATTGACAAAACCATTACAGATGTGGTTTCCCATGAGTTTTTCCATACGGTAAATCCTCTGAAAACGCATTCTGAAGAGATCCATTATTTTGATTATGCTGATCCTAAAATGTCCCAGCATCTTTGGATGTATGAAGGCGGAACTGAATATTTTGCGAATCTTTTCCAGATCCAGGAAGGTCTGATCAATAAAGATGAATTCCTGCAGAGAATTAATGAGAAGATCACCAATTCAAAAAATTACGATGATACAATGCCGTTTACGGTGATGAGTAAAAATGTTCTGAAAGAGCCTTACAAAGACCAGTACAGAAACGTTTATGAAAAAGGAACATTGCTGACAATGTGTCTTGACATTGAGCTGAGAAAACTGTCCAACGGTGAAATGGGATACCGTGATATGATCAGAAAGCTGTCTCAGAGATTTGGCGAGAATAAACCTTTTAAAGATGACAAACTGATTGATGAACTGGTAACGATCACCGGATATTCCCAGGTAAAGGATTTTTATACTAAATATATTGCAGGAAACCAGCCGACTCCTTATCTGGAATACCTTAATATGGTAGGTGTGGAAGCAAAAAAACAGGAAACACCTCCTCTTTTCTGGTTCATCAAAGATCCGAACCAAACCGGATACAATGATAAGAACAATACTTTTGTCTTTGATGAAAGCTCTGCCCTATCCCCTTTTGCGAAAAGCATAGGATTTAAGATCACTGACGAAATTGTTTCTCTTGACGGAAAAACCATCAATGTGCAGAATATGCAGGAATTTATTAATTATGCCAAATCTATCAAAGAAGGACAGAATGTGACGGTGACGGTTCTCAGAAAAAATGGCGACAAAACAGATAAGATAGACCTTAAGGGAAAAGCTATGCTGGATAAAATGACAATAGAAACACTTCATTATAAAGCCAATCCAAGCCCGGCAGAACAGAAGCTGCAGGATCAGTGGCTGACGGGGAAGAAATAG
- a CDS encoding DUF2071 domain-containing protein: protein MLDFLKNHPFGVEAFFESSLVLTFAVPKEQLQDLIPECLELDTFQDKWAFVAAAMVQTKDLRPKGFPKVMGNDFFLIGYRVFVRYTNNQGKRLRGLYILKSETDKRKMEFMGNLFTHYNYSTTDITQAEDENVKEIRSVKSKFKVRISKAEENISLPQNSPFADWKEARRFAGPLPFTFTYNKKNQEVLIIEGVRQNWVPQPVEILDYKFEFLNTLKLKNPILANAFIIKNIPYYWKKGKTERWKQKEENFRVS, encoded by the coding sequence ATGCTTGACTTTTTAAAAAACCACCCGTTTGGAGTAGAAGCTTTTTTTGAAAGTTCACTTGTTCTGACATTTGCAGTTCCCAAAGAACAGTTACAGGATCTTATTCCGGAATGTCTTGAGCTTGATACCTTTCAGGACAAATGGGCTTTTGTAGCCGCAGCAATGGTTCAGACCAAAGACCTTCGTCCTAAAGGATTTCCAAAAGTGATGGGAAACGATTTTTTCCTGATCGGCTACCGGGTATTTGTAAGGTATACCAACAACCAAGGCAAGAGACTGCGCGGATTGTACATTCTTAAGTCTGAAACAGATAAAAGAAAAATGGAATTTATGGGTAATCTATTCACTCATTATAACTATTCTACCACAGATATTACACAGGCTGAAGATGAAAACGTAAAAGAAATACGTTCCGTTAAATCAAAGTTTAAAGTTCGCATCAGCAAAGCAGAAGAAAACATTTCACTTCCACAAAATTCGCCATTTGCAGACTGGAAAGAAGCACGGAGGTTTGCAGGACCATTGCCATTTACTTTCACCTATAATAAAAAAAACCAGGAAGTCCTGATTATTGAAGGAGTCAGGCAGAATTGGGTTCCCCAACCTGTTGAAATCTTAGATTATAAGTTTGAATTTCTAAATACACTGAAGCTGAAAAACCCCATTTTAGCCAATGCTTTTATCATTAAAAACATTCCATACTACTGGAAAAAAGGAAAAACTGAACGATGGAAACAAAAAGAAGAAAATTTCAGGGTGTCTTAA
- a CDS encoding class I SAM-dependent methyltransferase, producing METKRRKFQGVLNILSFNRHFYIVGIGILAVIIISHQLFAWPDLLYRIIVAAFIYGLLIPLIVSAYVYDFSGYYHFKWLKDCEIDQSTVKQILNINAGFDETSFIIKENFPQADLKVFDFYDAKRHTEPAIVRARKVSIIYPDTQQMVSNSISLPDQSVDIIFLLSAVHEIRLNEEKVLFLKECHRLCKPDGKIIMVEHLRDFPNFLAFSVGFTHFFSKTVWKNAFKKAGFTTFNEVKFTSFMSIFISNP from the coding sequence ATGGAAACAAAAAGAAGAAAATTTCAGGGTGTCTTAAATATTTTAAGCTTTAACCGTCATTTTTATATCGTAGGGATCGGGATTTTGGCTGTAATTATCATCAGTCACCAGCTATTTGCCTGGCCGGATCTTTTATACCGGATCATTGTAGCAGCATTTATCTATGGGCTTTTGATACCATTGATTGTATCAGCGTACGTTTATGATTTCTCCGGGTATTATCATTTTAAGTGGCTGAAAGACTGCGAAATCGATCAGTCAACAGTAAAGCAAATTCTAAATATCAATGCCGGTTTTGATGAAACAAGCTTTATAATTAAAGAAAATTTCCCGCAGGCAGATTTAAAAGTATTTGATTTCTACGATGCCAAACGACACACGGAACCTGCTATCGTAAGAGCCCGGAAAGTAAGTATAATATATCCTGACACCCAACAGATGGTATCCAATTCAATTTCTCTGCCTGATCAGTCAGTTGATATTATCTTCCTACTTTCTGCAGTCCATGAAATCCGGTTGAACGAAGAAAAAGTGCTGTTCCTGAAAGAATGCCACCGTTTATGTAAGCCGGATGGAAAAATAATTATGGTGGAACATCTAAGGGATTTTCCAAATTTTTTAGCTTTTTCAGTAGGTTTTACCCATTTCTTTTCAAAAACGGTCTGGAAAAATGCTTTTAAAAAGGCAGGTTTTACAACATTCAATGAGGTGAAGTTCACCTCTTTTATGTCAATTTTTATTAGTAATCCTTAA